The Pseudoliparis swirei isolate HS2019 ecotype Mariana Trench chromosome 1, NWPU_hadal_v1, whole genome shotgun sequence genome has a window encoding:
- the LOC130200176 gene encoding potassium voltage-gated channel subfamily G member 2-like — MKRCSPPQGECSQRCYNIFVLETVCVAWFSLEFTLRFIQTQSKCSFLRTPLNVIDVVAILPYYVSLIVDSVSVGGKSAGSGNNYLEKVGLVLRVLRALRIFYVMRLARHSLGLQTLGLTVRRCTREFGLLLLFLCVAMALFSPLVFLAESELGAKQEFTSIPGSYWWAVISMTTVGYGDMVPRSIPGQVVAFSSILSGILLMAFPVTSIFHTFSRSYLELKEEQIRALRQKPDSQDSTKSQSSEDSQETDGYRAEAAATSAQRRKSMAARRAAEIRAAMKS, encoded by the coding sequence ATGAAACGTTGTTCCCCTCCGCAGGGCGAGTGCTCCCAGAGGTGCTACAACATCTTCGTGCTGGAGACGGTGTGCGTCGCCTGGTTCTCCCTGGAGTTCACGCTGCGCTTCATCCAGACGCAGAGCAAGTGCTCCTTCCTGCGGACGCCGCTCAACGTCATCGACGTGGTCGCCATCCTCCCGTACTACGTCAGCCTCATCGTGGACTCCGTGTCGGTGGGGGGGAAATCCGCCGGCTCCGGGAACAACTACCTGGAGAAGGTGGGCCTGGTCCTCCGAGTCCTGCGGGCTCTGCGCATCTTCTACGTGATGCGGCTGGCCCGCCACTCCCTGGGCCTGCAGACGCTCGGCCTGACGGTGCGCCGCTGCACGCGGGAGTTCGGCCTCCTGCTGCTCTTCCTCTGCGTCGCCATGGCGCTCTTCTCGCCGCTGGTGTTCCTCGCCGAGAGCGAGCTGGGCGCCAAGCAGGAGTTCACCAGCATCCCCGGCAGCTACTGGTGGGCCGTCATCTCCATGACGACGGTGGGCTACGGCGACATGGTGCCCCGGAGCATCCCGGGCCAGGTGGTGGCGTTCAGCAGCATCCTGAGCGGCATCCTCCTCATGGCGTTCCCCGTCACCTCCATCTTTCACACCTTCTCGAGGTCGTACctggagctgaaggaggagcagatCCGGGCGCTGAGGCAGAAGCCGGACTCGCAGGACAGCACCAAGTCCCAGAGCAGCGAGGACTCGCAGGAGACGGACGGCTACCGCGCCGAGGCCGCCGCCACGTCGGCGCAGCGGAGGAAGTCCATGGCCGCTCGCAGGGCCGCGGAGATTAGAGCGGCCATGAAAAGTTAG